From Streptomyces sp. CMB-StM0423, a single genomic window includes:
- a CDS encoding S8 family serine peptidase: MTISPRRTPGRIPGGGRPRAAARIALAAGLAAALTATGSAATQAAEGAPEPDRPKAAADKLGAKDAELLAEAKAGGDKNVTLLVAVEPGQAAEVADTFRAVRGASVGRTHDKLGYVRATVPTGRADAAIAGAAKLSAVQGIDLNEEIELPDPRPVADRAKGDKGGTGSGAQGAYPAPDRSTPAKNPYQPAHETGAVDFVEKHPKADGRGVTIGILDSGVDLAHPALRKTTTGERKITDWVTATDPIVDGDRTWRPMVNDVSGPAFTFNDREYTAPRGDYSVSLFSENATLGGEMQGDLNRDGDTTDSWALLYDAAAGTVRVDLGDDGDFTNDKPMAPYGEDHEFRYFGADDPSTAIAEAIPFVVEIRKDVPMDPYGGDWIGKKEDFVNIGVVEGAHGTHVAGITAANGLFGGKMNGAAPGAKIVSSRACTWSGGCTAVALTEGMIDLVANRGVDVVNMSIGGLPPLNDGSNARAALYNRLIDTYGVQLVISAGNDGPGANTIGDPGLADKVISVGAAVSRETWAANYGSQVETKYAMMPFSSRGPREDGGATPTITAPGGSVNTIPTWQPGSPVAEAGYQLPPGYGMLQGTSMSSPQAAGAAALLLSAAGREGIDVTPNALRTALTSTADHIPGVQTYAEGAGRVDIVDAWDSLEDGATAYEYKVEAPVDTVLAGFLTTPGVGTGVYDRESGPARGESETYEITLTRTTGPAGGTPHELEWQGNDGTFKLLGDDDVTLRRGQPVTVKVQAKPRSAGLHSAALLVDGKRTEGIDHRVLTTVVTSQELAAPAYGHQVSNEVQRNSTRSYFVKVPEGAKTLEVAMSGLKGKSQTRWIAIDPWGIPADETSTPFCYNNYANPANTCRPDLRSYDNPMPGVWEIEVESRRTSPELDNPFTVEAAVLGAAFDPEVQTIDEAKVGTPSPVEWTVTNGFAPVAGKLAGGPLGSGLSTRPEIANGATNTTTIEVGEGVTRFDAVIGATSDANADLDLTVYRDGEPVAQSADADSEEGVTLTDPEPGTYTVEVYAYDVPAGTTEYDYRDVYFSPALGEVSVADEPVELDSGASAEVGAEVTVAAPGPEGREFFGEVQLQNARGTVAGAGSVRIGTVVP, from the coding sequence ATGACGATCTCTCCCAGACGCACGCCCGGACGCATACCGGGGGGCGGACGGCCGCGCGCCGCCGCCCGCATAGCCCTCGCGGCCGGGCTGGCCGCCGCGCTCACCGCGACCGGCTCGGCGGCCACGCAGGCCGCGGAGGGCGCACCGGAGCCCGACCGGCCCAAGGCCGCGGCGGACAAACTCGGCGCGAAGGACGCCGAACTGCTCGCCGAGGCGAAGGCGGGGGGCGACAAGAACGTCACGCTGCTGGTCGCCGTCGAGCCCGGGCAGGCCGCCGAGGTCGCCGACACCTTCCGCGCCGTACGCGGCGCCTCCGTCGGCCGTACGCACGACAAACTCGGCTACGTCCGCGCCACCGTGCCCACCGGCCGCGCCGACGCCGCCATCGCCGGGGCCGCGAAGCTCTCCGCGGTCCAGGGCATCGATCTGAACGAGGAGATCGAGCTGCCCGACCCGCGGCCGGTCGCCGACCGGGCCAAGGGCGACAAGGGCGGCACGGGCAGCGGCGCACAGGGCGCCTACCCGGCCCCCGACCGCTCGACCCCGGCCAAGAACCCGTACCAGCCGGCCCACGAGACCGGCGCCGTCGACTTCGTCGAGAAGCACCCGAAGGCCGACGGCCGCGGCGTCACCATCGGCATCCTCGACTCCGGCGTCGACCTCGCCCACCCCGCGCTGCGCAAGACCACCACCGGCGAGCGCAAGATCACCGACTGGGTGACGGCCACCGACCCGATCGTCGACGGCGACCGCACCTGGCGCCCGATGGTCAACGACGTCTCGGGCCCCGCCTTCACCTTCAACGACCGCGAGTACACCGCCCCGCGCGGCGACTACTCCGTCAGCCTCTTCAGCGAGAACGCCACGCTCGGCGGCGAGATGCAGGGCGACCTGAACCGCGACGGCGACACCACCGACTCCTGGGCGCTGCTGTACGACGCGGCGGCCGGGACCGTGCGCGTCGACCTCGGCGACGACGGCGACTTCACGAACGACAAGCCGATGGCCCCGTACGGCGAGGACCACGAGTTCCGCTACTTCGGCGCCGACGACCCGAGCACGGCGATCGCCGAGGCGATCCCCTTCGTCGTGGAGATCCGCAAGGACGTGCCGATGGACCCGTACGGCGGGGACTGGATCGGCAAGAAGGAAGACTTCGTCAACATCGGCGTCGTCGAGGGCGCGCACGGCACCCACGTCGCCGGTATCACCGCGGCCAACGGCCTCTTCGGCGGCAAGATGAACGGCGCCGCGCCCGGCGCCAAGATCGTCTCCTCCCGGGCCTGCACCTGGAGCGGCGGCTGCACCGCGGTCGCGCTCACCGAGGGCATGATCGACCTGGTCGCCAACCGCGGCGTCGACGTCGTCAACATGTCGATCGGCGGCCTGCCGCCGCTCAACGACGGCAGCAACGCCCGCGCCGCGCTCTACAACCGGCTCATCGACACCTACGGCGTGCAGCTCGTCATCTCCGCGGGCAACGACGGCCCCGGCGCCAACACCATCGGCGACCCGGGCCTGGCCGACAAGGTCATCAGCGTCGGCGCGGCCGTGTCCCGCGAGACCTGGGCCGCCAACTACGGCAGCCAGGTCGAGACGAAGTACGCGATGATGCCGTTCTCCTCCCGCGGCCCGCGCGAGGACGGCGGCGCCACCCCGACGATCACCGCCCCCGGCGGGTCGGTCAACACCATCCCGACCTGGCAGCCCGGCTCGCCCGTCGCCGAGGCCGGGTACCAACTGCCGCCCGGCTACGGCATGCTGCAGGGCACCTCGATGTCCTCGCCGCAGGCCGCCGGCGCCGCGGCGCTGCTGCTGTCGGCCGCCGGGCGGGAGGGCATCGACGTCACGCCGAACGCCCTGCGCACCGCGCTGACCTCCACCGCCGACCACATCCCCGGCGTGCAGACGTACGCCGAGGGCGCCGGCCGGGTCGACATCGTCGACGCCTGGGACTCCCTGGAGGACGGCGCCACGGCGTACGAGTACAAGGTCGAGGCGCCCGTCGACACCGTGCTCGCCGGCTTCCTGACCACCCCCGGCGTGGGCACCGGCGTCTACGACCGCGAGAGCGGCCCGGCGCGCGGCGAGTCCGAGACGTACGAGATCACCCTCACCCGCACCACGGGCCCGGCCGGCGGCACGCCGCACGAGCTGGAGTGGCAGGGCAACGACGGCACGTTCAAGCTGCTCGGCGACGACGACGTCACGCTGCGCCGCGGCCAGCCCGTGACCGTCAAGGTGCAGGCCAAGCCGCGCTCGGCGGGGCTGCACAGCGCCGCCCTGCTGGTCGACGGCAAGCGCACCGAGGGCATCGACCACCGGGTGCTGACCACCGTGGTCACCTCGCAGGAGCTGGCGGCGCCGGCGTACGGGCACCAGGTGTCGAACGAGGTGCAGCGCAACTCCACCCGCTCGTACTTCGTGAAGGTCCCCGAGGGCGCGAAGACCCTGGAGGTGGCGATGAGCGGGCTCAAGGGCAAGAGCCAGACCCGCTGGATCGCGATCGACCCCTGGGGCATTCCGGCCGACGAGACGTCGACGCCGTTCTGCTACAACAACTACGCCAACCCGGCCAACACCTGCCGCCCCGACCTGCGCTCCTACGACAACCCGATGCCGGGCGTGTGGGAGATCGAGGTCGAGTCGCGGCGCACCTCGCCGGAGCTGGACAACCCCTTCACGGTCGAGGCGGCCGTGCTCGGCGCGGCCTTCGACCCCGAGGTGCAGACGATCGACGAGGCGAAGGTCGGCACCCCCAGCCCGGTGGAGTGGACGGTGACCAACGGGTTCGCCCCGGTGGCCGGCAAGCTCGCCGGCGGGCCGCTCGGCTCCGGTCTCTCGACCCGGCCGGAGATCGCGAACGGTGCCACGAACACCACGACGATCGAGGTCGGCGAGGGCGTCACCCGGTTCGACGCGGTGATCGGCGCCACCTCGGACGCCAACGCGGACCTGGACCTGACCGTCTACCGCGACGGCGAGCCGGTCGCGCAGTCGGCGGACGCCGACTCGGAGGAGGGCGTCACCCTCACCGACCCGGAGCCCGGGACGTACACGGTGGAGGTCTACGCCTACGACGTGCCGGCGGGCACGACGGAGTACGACTACCGCGACGTGTACTTCTCCCCGGCGCTGGGCGAGGTGAGCGTCGCCGACGAGCCGGTGGAGCTGGACAGCGGCGCGAGCGCCGAGGTCGGTGCCGAGGTCACGGTCGCGGCGCCCGGGCCCGAGGGGCGCGAGTTCTTCGGCGAGGTGCAGTTGCAGAACGCCCGCGGCACGGTGGCGGGCGCGGGCAGCGTGCGGATCGGGACGGTGGTGCCGTAG
- a CDS encoding SDR family NAD(P)-dependent oxidoreductase: protein MLLQDRNAIVYGAGGAIGAAVARTFAREGARVHLTGRNAANVELVARDINESGGTAHAAAVDALDEQAVEEHAARVAEEAGSIDVSINLITRNDVQGTPLVDLSVPDYVSCVTRGLTTNFVTARAAGKRMAAQGSGVILALNSGSSHTSPLMGGTCPADAAIDTLIRSLAQELGPSGVRAAGVWAAGVPETLTPQKLGAVNPAMATPEALGGVLDTLDSLRMLPASPRLKEIADLAAFLASDHAGAVTGTWVNATAMFPS, encoded by the coding sequence ATGCTGCTGCAGGACAGGAACGCCATCGTCTACGGCGCCGGCGGCGCGATCGGCGCCGCGGTCGCCCGCACCTTCGCCCGCGAGGGCGCCCGCGTCCACCTCACCGGCCGGAACGCCGCGAACGTCGAACTGGTGGCGAGGGACATCAACGAGTCCGGCGGCACCGCCCACGCGGCCGCCGTGGACGCGCTCGACGAGCAGGCGGTGGAGGAGCACGCGGCCCGGGTGGCGGAGGAGGCGGGCTCCATCGACGTGAGCATCAACCTGATCACCCGCAACGACGTCCAGGGCACCCCGCTGGTCGACCTGTCCGTCCCGGACTACGTCTCCTGCGTGACCCGCGGCCTCACGACCAACTTCGTCACCGCCCGCGCCGCGGGCAAGCGGATGGCGGCGCAGGGTTCCGGCGTCATCCTGGCGCTCAACAGCGGCTCGTCCCACACCAGTCCGCTGATGGGCGGCACCTGCCCCGCGGACGCGGCGATCGACACCCTCATCCGCTCCCTCGCCCAGGAACTGGGCCCCAGCGGCGTCCGCGCCGCGGGCGTGTGGGCGGCCGGCGTCCCGGAGACCCTCACCCCGCAGAAGCTCGGCGCGGTCAACCCGGCGATGGCCACCCCGGAAGCCCTCGGTGGCGTCCTCGACACCCTCGACAGCCTCCGCATGCTCCCGGCCTCCCCCCGCCTGAAGGAGATCGCCGACCTGGCCGCCTTCCTCGCCTCCGACCACGCGGGCGCGGTCACCGGCACCTGGGTCAACGCCACGGCGATGTTCCCGAGCTGA
- a CDS encoding DUF7507 domain-containing protein — protein sequence MRLPRLARAGLGLLGGLALLSGLPGAPAAAAPAAAAQPPPSIYVEEDFKGATAPEFTGYGSACLTGAPADDSGPTTGVHPLGGCPTPSAAGGPVPPPGADGRGYLQLTDAKTDQSGAALYNQAIPAEDGLVVSFEQWQYGPTAEFQGQIRPADGISFFLVDGAADLDAPGAFGGSLGYAQKNDPAEAVVPGVDQGYVGVGLDVLGNFFNDGEGRGSGCPADQRSPAGTAFPTISSTGPNMVTVRGPGDGLLGYCFLDATYTGEHSDATGWESSLPGRLEGPTTGVSSDPVQAEADLEPSKRTVTVEITPAPDPVLTVWIDFQDGQGPQQVLSRPAPTPVPSTYKFGFAGSTGVWSNVHLIRNVVIGRPAPALSLVKSVPDDLPLPLEAGDEVPYTYTVTNTGNTELDDVTVTDDRLGPIECPRTSLSPGQSVECTGTGTVTEADAERGELTNTATATATHDGQEVGPEEDSLTLPVVRPRPSLTLIKSVPADLPLPLEVGDEVPYTFTVTNTGNTVLEDVTVTDSRLGPVECPQTTLAPGESVRCTGTGTVTEADAARGEVPNTATATAMFDGQEIGPEEDSLTLPVRKTVPGPAFTLIKSVPDDLNLPLEEGDTVEYTYTVTNTGNTVLEDVTVTDSRLGPVECPQTTLAPGESVRCTGTGTVTAEDAARGELPNTATATAVFDGQEVGPEEDSLTLPVRVPEPGARGSITVNKVDAHNGKPLAHAVFELWRETNGVPGLQTRGGNPDTREGSGCATDRAGVCTFGELESGTYYLLETEVPDGFRLPRPPVTGPLTIEGDEHLTERIGNPRGEPCKGKGCKK from the coding sequence ATGCGCCTGCCGCGCCTGGCGAGGGCGGGGCTCGGGCTGCTGGGCGGGCTCGCCCTGCTGTCGGGGCTGCCCGGCGCCCCGGCGGCCGCCGCGCCCGCCGCGGCGGCCCAGCCGCCGCCCTCGATCTACGTGGAAGAGGACTTCAAGGGCGCCACCGCCCCGGAGTTCACCGGCTACGGCTCCGCCTGCCTGACGGGTGCGCCCGCCGACGACAGCGGCCCGACGACCGGCGTCCACCCCCTCGGCGGCTGCCCGACGCCGTCCGCGGCCGGCGGCCCCGTACCGCCGCCGGGTGCGGACGGGCGCGGCTACCTCCAGCTCACCGACGCCAAGACGGACCAGAGCGGCGCGGCCCTCTACAACCAGGCCATCCCCGCCGAGGACGGGCTGGTGGTCAGTTTCGAGCAGTGGCAGTACGGCCCGACCGCCGAGTTCCAGGGGCAGATCCGGCCCGCGGACGGCATCTCCTTCTTCCTCGTCGACGGCGCCGCGGACCTGGACGCGCCGGGCGCCTTCGGCGGCAGCCTGGGCTACGCGCAGAAGAACGACCCCGCGGAGGCCGTCGTCCCCGGGGTCGACCAGGGGTACGTGGGCGTCGGGCTCGACGTGCTCGGCAACTTCTTCAACGACGGCGAGGGCCGTGGCAGCGGCTGCCCGGCGGACCAGCGCTCCCCGGCCGGCACCGCGTTCCCCACGATCTCCAGCACGGGCCCCAACATGGTCACGGTGCGCGGGCCTGGCGACGGCCTGCTGGGCTACTGCTTCCTGGACGCCACGTACACCGGTGAGCACTCGGACGCCACCGGGTGGGAGTCGAGCCTGCCGGGCCGGCTCGAAGGGCCGACCACCGGGGTCTCCAGCGACCCGGTGCAGGCGGAGGCCGACCTGGAGCCGTCGAAGCGGACGGTGACGGTGGAGATCACCCCGGCGCCGGACCCGGTGCTGACGGTCTGGATCGACTTCCAGGACGGCCAGGGCCCGCAGCAGGTCCTCAGCCGGCCGGCGCCCACGCCGGTGCCGAGCACGTACAAGTTCGGCTTCGCCGGCTCCACCGGCGTCTGGTCCAACGTGCACCTGATCCGCAACGTCGTCATCGGCAGGCCGGCGCCGGCGCTGAGCCTGGTCAAGTCCGTGCCGGACGACCTGCCGCTCCCGCTGGAGGCGGGCGACGAGGTTCCGTACACCTACACCGTCACCAACACGGGCAACACCGAACTGGACGACGTCACCGTCACCGACGACCGGCTGGGCCCCATCGAGTGCCCACGGACATCGCTGTCCCCCGGACAGAGCGTCGAGTGCACGGGGACGGGCACGGTCACGGAGGCAGACGCGGAACGGGGCGAGCTGACCAACACCGCCACGGCCACGGCGACCCACGACGGCCAGGAGGTCGGTCCGGAGGAAGACAGCCTCACGCTGCCGGTGGTGAGGCCGCGTCCGTCGCTCACCCTCATCAAGTCCGTCCCGGCGGACCTGCCGCTCCCGCTGGAGGTGGGCGACGAGGTTCCGTACACCTTCACCGTCACCAACACGGGCAACACCGTGCTGGAGGACGTCACCGTCACCGACAGCCGGCTGGGCCCCGTCGAGTGCCCGCAGACCACGCTGGCACCCGGCGAGAGCGTCAGATGCACCGGCACCGGTACGGTCACGGAGGCGGACGCCGCGCGCGGTGAGGTGCCCAACACCGCCACCGCCACGGCCATGTTCGACGGGCAGGAAATCGGCCCCGAGGAGGACAGCCTCACGCTGCCCGTACGCAAGACGGTGCCCGGGCCCGCCTTCACCCTCATCAAGTCGGTGCCGGACGACCTGAACCTCCCGCTGGAGGAGGGGGACACGGTCGAGTACACCTACACCGTCACCAACACGGGCAACACGGTGCTGGAGGACGTGACCGTCACCGACAGCCGGCTGGGCCCCGTCGAGTGCCCGCAGACCACGCTGGCACCCGGCGAGAGCGTCCGGTGCACGGGGACCGGCACGGTCACCGCGGAGGATGCCGCACGCGGTGAGCTGCCCAACACCGCCACCGCAACCGCCGTGTTCGACGGCCAGGAGGTCGGCCCGGAGGAGGACAGCCTCACGCTGCCGGTGCGCGTGCCCGAGCCGGGGGCGCGCGGGAGCATCACCGTGAACAAGGTGGACGCCCACAACGGCAAGCCGCTGGCCCACGCGGTCTTCGAGCTGTGGCGCGAGACCAACGGCGTGCCGGGGCTGCAGACCCGCGGCGGCAACCCCGACACCCGGGAGGGCAGCGGCTGCGCCACCGACAGGGCGGGCGTCTGCACCTTCGGCGAGCTGGAGAGCGGCACCTACTACCTGCTGGAGACCGAGGTCCCCGACGGCTTCCGGCTGCCGCGGCCCCCGGTCACCGGTCCCCTCACGATCGAGGGCGACGAGCACCTGACCGAGCGGATCGGCAACCCGCGCGGCGAGCCCTGCAAGGGCAAGGGCTGCAAGAAGTAG
- a CDS encoding TIGR03767 family metallophosphoesterase has product MHRESTSTRPPGPHRRAVLLGAAGAAGAAAGLGLALGPGQPQATARSAGPPALASRGGAQALAPGGAPAPSSAGTTIRTTAAAVGSGGYRQLTEGAGWPRAVRAELGAAGPRREDKRTALAAFVQLTDLHIVDVQTPLRSEYFREREGDGWRPQEALSVPGAIALIERVNSLTAGPATGLALGCAVTTGDNTDNNNGLELEWFLTAMSGGRIVPNSGDPRSYEGVQNSGVDRYWHPESRLRDTDKALGFPRVDGFLDAAIREVASPGLHLPWYSTVGNHDLLPGGCYAARQPYFAEYAAGDRKLMTLPESVAGPLFDALRAGTDPRGEAFAEMLRTQRHLMRTVTADERRVPFTSQEYVAAHLQERFTGAGPVGHGYSEAHRASGELYYDFALGEAGPGVVGISLDTTDQGGDYRGSLGTAQLRWLEQKLAEHANAYVVVFSHHTSKSMNNTTPDPFRPDDKRHTGAELLELLLAHRNVVAWVNGHSHRNEITPHGDARGGLWEITTASHVDFPQLARVVELADNGDGTLSLFTTLIESAAPYRADGGELGQAGLASLYRELALNAPHSPRRRALSGLETDRNTELLRTR; this is encoded by the coding sequence ATGCACCGCGAAAGCACGTCCACCAGGCCCCCGGGCCCCCACCGGCGCGCCGTCCTCCTGGGCGCCGCCGGGGCCGCGGGTGCGGCCGCCGGGCTCGGGCTGGCCCTCGGCCCCGGCCAGCCGCAGGCGACCGCCCGGTCCGCAGGACCGCCGGCGCTGGCCTCGCGGGGCGGCGCCCAGGCGCTGGCGCCCGGCGGGGCGCCCGCCCCGTCGTCTGCGGGCACCACGATCCGTACGACGGCGGCGGCCGTCGGGTCCGGCGGCTACCGGCAGCTCACGGAGGGGGCGGGCTGGCCCCGGGCCGTACGCGCCGAACTCGGCGCCGCGGGCCCGCGGCGCGAGGACAAGCGGACCGCGCTCGCCGCCTTCGTCCAGCTCACCGACCTGCACATCGTGGACGTGCAGACGCCGCTGCGCTCGGAGTACTTCCGCGAGCGCGAGGGCGACGGCTGGCGCCCGCAGGAGGCGCTGAGCGTGCCGGGCGCGATCGCGCTCATCGAGCGCGTCAACTCGCTGACCGCCGGGCCCGCCACCGGACTCGCGCTCGGCTGCGCGGTCACCACCGGCGACAACACGGACAACAACAACGGCCTGGAGCTGGAGTGGTTCCTGACCGCGATGAGCGGCGGCCGGATCGTGCCCAACAGCGGTGACCCCAGGTCGTACGAGGGCGTCCAGAACAGCGGCGTCGACCGCTACTGGCACCCGGAGAGCCGGCTGCGCGACACCGACAAGGCGCTGGGCTTCCCGCGCGTCGACGGCTTCCTCGACGCGGCGATCCGGGAGGTCGCAAGCCCCGGGCTGCACCTGCCGTGGTACTCCACCGTCGGCAACCACGACCTGCTGCCCGGCGGCTGCTACGCGGCCCGCCAGCCGTACTTCGCCGAGTACGCGGCCGGCGACCGGAAGCTGATGACGCTGCCGGAGTCGGTCGCCGGGCCGCTCTTCGACGCCCTGCGCGCGGGCACCGACCCGCGGGGCGAGGCGTTCGCCGAGATGCTGCGCACGCAGCGGCACCTGATGCGCACGGTCACGGCGGACGAGCGGCGGGTGCCGTTCACGTCGCAGGAGTACGTGGCCGCGCACCTCCAGGAGCGCTTCACCGGGGCGGGGCCAGTGGGCCACGGCTACTCGGAGGCCCACCGCGCCTCCGGCGAGCTGTACTACGACTTCGCCCTCGGCGAGGCGGGACCGGGCGTCGTCGGCATCAGCCTGGACACCACCGACCAGGGCGGCGACTACCGCGGCTCGCTGGGCACGGCGCAGTTGCGCTGGCTGGAGCAGAAGCTGGCGGAGCACGCGAATGCGTACGTCGTCGTCTTCAGCCACCACACCAGCAAGTCGATGAACAACACGACGCCCGACCCCTTCCGGCCGGACGACAAGCGGCACACGGGGGCGGAGCTGCTGGAGCTGCTGCTGGCCCACCGCAACGTGGTCGCGTGGGTGAACGGGCACAGCCACCGCAACGAGATCACCCCGCACGGCGACGCCAGGGGCGGGCTGTGGGAGATCACCACCGCCTCGCACGTGGACTTCCCGCAACTGGCCCGGGTGGTGGAGCTGGCGGACAACGGCGACGGGACGCTGTCGCTCTTCACGACGCTGATCGAGTCGGCGGCCCCGTACCGCGCGGACGGCGGCGAACTCGGCCAGGCGGGCCTGGCGTCCCTCTACCGCGAGCTGGCCCTGAACGCCCCCCACTCCCCGCGCCGCCGCGCCCTGTCGGGCCTGGAGACGGACCGCAACACCGAACTGCTGCGGACCCGTTGA
- a CDS encoding aspartate-semialdehyde dehydrogenase, which translates to MKIGIVGATGQVGGVMRDILAERAFPVDQLRLFASARSAGRTLPWRAAPGGTVTVEDAGTADYSGLDIVLFSAGGATSKAIAEKVAAQGPVVIDNSSAWRRDPAVPLVVSEVNPHAVADRPKGIIANPNCTTMAAMPVLKPLHREAGLVSMVVATYQAVSGSGLAGVDELYEQVRAAGEDAPKLTRDGAAVAFPEPAKYVAPIAYNVLPMAGALVDDGLDETDEEQKLRHESRRILEIPELKVSGTCVRVPVFTGHSLQVNARFAEPLSPARAAELLAGAEGVALADVPTPLGAAGRDVSYVGRIRRDETAENGLALFLSGDNLRKGAALNAVQIAELVAAETRS; encoded by the coding sequence ATGAAGATCGGAATCGTCGGAGCCACCGGCCAGGTCGGCGGAGTGATGCGCGACATCCTCGCCGAGCGGGCCTTCCCGGTGGACCAGCTTCGCCTGTTCGCGTCGGCCCGGTCCGCGGGGCGCACGCTGCCGTGGCGGGCGGCTCCGGGCGGTACGGTCACGGTGGAGGACGCCGGCACCGCCGACTACTCCGGGCTCGACATCGTGCTGTTCTCCGCCGGCGGCGCCACCTCCAAGGCCATCGCCGAGAAGGTCGCCGCGCAGGGCCCCGTCGTGATCGACAACTCCTCCGCGTGGCGCCGCGACCCCGCGGTGCCCCTGGTGGTCTCCGAGGTCAACCCGCACGCGGTGGCCGACCGCCCCAAGGGCATCATCGCCAACCCGAACTGCACCACGATGGCCGCGATGCCGGTGCTCAAGCCGCTGCACCGCGAGGCGGGCCTGGTCTCCATGGTCGTCGCCACCTACCAGGCGGTCTCCGGCTCCGGCCTGGCCGGCGTGGACGAGCTGTACGAGCAGGTCCGCGCCGCCGGCGAGGACGCGCCGAAGCTGACGCGCGACGGCGCGGCGGTCGCGTTCCCCGAGCCGGCGAAGTACGTGGCCCCGATCGCGTACAACGTGCTGCCGATGGCCGGCGCCCTCGTCGACGACGGGCTCGACGAGACGGACGAGGAGCAGAAGCTGCGGCACGAGTCGCGCAGGATCCTGGAGATCCCGGAGCTGAAGGTCTCCGGCACCTGCGTCCGCGTCCCCGTCTTCACCGGGCACTCGCTCCAGGTCAACGCCCGCTTCGCGGAGCCGCTGAGCCCCGCGCGGGCCGCCGAGCTGCTGGCCGGCGCGGAGGGCGTCGCGCTCGCGGACGTGCCGACGCCGCTGGGCGCGGCCGGGCGGGACGTGTCGTACGTGGGGCGCATCCGCCGGGACGAGACCGCGGAGAACGGGCTGGCGCTCTTCCTCTCCGGCGACAACCTGCGCAAGGGCGCGGCGCTGAACGCGGTGCAGATCGCGGAGCTGGTGGCGGCGGAAACGCGGTCCTGA